From Longimicrobium sp.:
GGGCGTGCACGCGGGCTCGATCGCGCGCTGGGAAACGGGGGGCGCGATGCCGCACGGTTACACGGTGCAGCGCATCGCCGAGCTGGGGGGCACCACGGCCGAGTGGGTGCGCACCGGCCACGGCCGTGCCGCCGCCCCACGTGAGGCGGAGGCGGGAGATACCCCCTTCCCCTCGCCGGACGCGATCTCCCGCTTCCTTGGAGCCATTGCCCCGCCTGGCGGAGAGAAGCTCCGCAAGCTCGACGCGCTCGACGGGCTGCGGCGGATGCTCACCGCGCGTAGCACGCTGCCCGATTGGTGGTATCAGCTGAAAGAGGCGGTGGAGCGGGGCAAGCTCTGAGCGTGGCGCGCCCCGGACGGCGAACATTCCGGTGCCTGGGGTTGACGGCCGAGAGCGGGCGACTTACATTTTCAGCCGGATTGAGTTGCAAACCTTGGGACGCGTTGAAGTCCTGCCTGGCGAAGCGCCGGGTGGGGCTTTTTGCGTTTCGAGATTCGCGGCGGGGGTCGGCGGACGGCCTGTACGGCGTTCGTGGTGGAGGGCGGCCCCCGCCGCCACCCGGTTCTTTTCCCTCAGGGAACGCAGCAGCCCCCGGGGGTGATTCGCCATGTCTGGATGTGACGATTTTATTTCGTGTAAGGGACTGTTGGGTGTGCATAGAACGTTTCGGCGCATCGGTCCTATCACATGGACAGAGCAGAGATCTTCATCCGTTTATGAGATTTGAAGATGCGACAAAATGCACATACAAGTTGGCGGAACAAGGGAGGGCTGGACGTGTTTCAGAGGATGTGGAGATGATCGGGCCGGAGGCCGTGGCCCACAGGCCGCCGGCGAGCGTGAACGGGGCGAGCGGAGACGAAGGATGTCGAGCGACGCCAGAGTGATAGCGTCGGCCGCTCGCCTGGTGGCGGCTGCCCGCGGTGCCGTGGACGACTATGCCGGCCTGGGCGCGCCCGCCACGCCGGACCAGGTGCGGGCGCTGCTGGCGGCCACCGGCTGCCACGTGGAGATCTTCACCTTCCGCTCCGACGCGGTGGGGATGACGCTCCCGCTGTGCCACGGCGTGCACCCGGTGCTGGTGAACGGCTGCATCCTCGGCGTGGACCGCTTCCTGGCGCTCCGCCACCAGGTGGCGCACGTCCTGGCCGGCGAGGCCGGCGGCTCCGTCTGCCTGGCGGACGAGGGATA
This genomic window contains:
- a CDS encoding helix-turn-helix transcriptional regulator → MKTEERRAVGHRIRIVRERNGWRRDELARRLGVHAGSIARWETGGAMPHGYTVQRIAELGGTTAEWVRTGHGRAAAPREAEAGDTPFPSPDAISRFLGAIAPPGGEKLRKLDALDGLRRMLTARSTLPDWWYQLKEAVERGKL